Within Telopea speciosissima isolate NSW1024214 ecotype Mountain lineage chromosome 8, Tspe_v1, whole genome shotgun sequence, the genomic segment aattcaatctTAATCGTTGAATATATAATCCCACTCAACCTGTTCACCATTAGAGCAGGTTTCACAACTTTACCCTTTCCTGTCATTGTCTCCCTCCTCTCCGGCGGTGACCCCTACCTCGGACCTCTTTCCTCCCACCACTGCAACTCTATCCCAACCCCATTCTTTCGTCGGAGTTGAAGCCATTGTGAACGTTAAAAATCACCGGATAGGAATGttaaaaattttttatttgggttttcagatctgaaactgTAGACtgagttttcaattttttttattcaccctcCTTCGTTCTTCGCCGAGGGTTTCAGAGGGTGGAGTTGGGAGGACGAACAagggatagagagagaaagagatgggaaaGCATCGTTTGGGGCGAGGATTGTGTGAGAATTACCATAGTAGCAGAGGAGAAGAAGGCACGGTGTAAAAGGGCAATTTGGGGGGACCCAATGAGGCTTTACCTTTCCTTTTGCTGCGTTGGCTGCTGCAGGCTTAagtctgaaaaaaaaattcatgctTTAGCAAAACTCGGTGAAACTACATCAATAGCCCACCTGAGGCTTCGATCAATAATGGCAGAGGTTGAAGGATCCCTTAATTTCACCCTCGTTCCTCCCCTCTCTCATTTTTCTCATCCTTGATTCTCTCTCTGTTTAGAAAAGATcacctctcctttttttttctttttcttttttttctttttttgttttttttttttctttttttttttttttaagaaagctGAATgtttgaagaggaagaagaagacaatatGGAGCAGCTAGACTCGAAACTACAGTTtcagttttggaaaaaaaaacaaaaaaacaaaatttatgcccaacaaagttgagaaatccaaaaaaatgggaaaaccTGAGATTGATCTTTAGCTTGAGCAACCCCAGCAATTTCCCATATCAACAATCTTTCCCGTCTGAAAgggaagaaagggagagagcTACAAAggcagagagatagagagaatagAAATTACAGGAAGGGCATGGCGGAGGTGGGAGGACGGAAGTGGACGGTGATGCTCAGTGAAAAAGAAGTGAATGCCTTAGCCAATAGTAAGTTACATTGTTTCACACCATCAATGGTTAGGATTAAAGGTAAAATGTTCCACGATTGAGATTTAATTGTTGCTTATAACGATGCATTTATCGGTCCCGCTGCGACTCTTTTCCCAAAACTTATTACATAATATTAAGGCACTGATTGTGACATTCTGTTTAATGACACATACATAGGACATAAAcattgaaaaactaaaaaaagaaaagataggtAAGAAAAACTAAGTTACATTAGAGGTGAGATATTGAAAGCTAATTAGGGCTCAGTGGGGAATGCGAAGATAGAGAGGGACAAGATTATGAGGGTTGGGAGGTAAATCCCAAACAGAGAAGGCACTAGTGGAGTTCATCCACTTGTCTAtcatctctgggtgatggcgGTGTATCACATCTCTAACGCTCTCTGTAGTGTTCACCCATTCAAGCCCCTTCTTTGTGTAAGTCTCCTCATTGAAGTAGCTCGTGAAGAACCGATCTGCTTCCAACCTCCTGTGTTCGGTTTGTCCAACCAACACCCACATATGTCAATTTCATCGATTATCACTAGAGAACAGAATGATTGATAGATCCAGATCCTTTACAATGCACTGTCCATAGCGGCCTGAGTGGTACAGACATAAGGCCacgtgcaatgatcgccttatctCTGTTTCGGACAGGGGTAAGGGGGCCTGTGTCTACGCCACTCAGGCTGCTACTGGCAAcacgccgtagaggatctgaattggtAGACATATGTGTAGTCGAGTTGAGAATTAGATTGAGTACCTGGTAGCCATGACGATGAAAATGACGAATGCCGTCTCGCTGATGGCGAATCCCTTGATCTTCTTCTCGGCCATGAGACCCACCAGTAGATCAAGTTGCTCAACATCATCATCGTACACTTCACGCAATGTTTGAATGGCTTCAGCGTCATCCGTCAGATCTTCCCATTTGGAGATTGGAATTAACATCACTCCCCTGCGGAACTCGTTGTACCTTGCAACTTTCCTCTCCCTATCCCTATAAACTGCATCAAATAACAACCACACCATATGTATCTCAAGTTCTTGAATCTTTCTGTGACTCATGAGTGAAGGGACTTAATTTCTACTTACCTTCAAGTGCTGGGAGATCAACGTGGTCAGGTCTATCAGTACCATCTGGGTTTTGAGGAATGAGGTCTCTCAGCCAAATTGGGTAGTTAAAAAGCTCCAAAGCACCGCATGCTTGGTGTCCCATGGAAACCATTTGTCTTTCAAACCCAATCTCAGATAGAGTTTTCTCTCCTTTAATACCGACCAGATCGGTTATTGGAACCCTGTTTTTGATATATATTGCAACGTTTTCATCAAATGAATTCAGATCAGCGTTAGTTAGtgataagagaaagaaatgttaGTTTGTGTTAGTTAATTAATGGGGGTCTAAATATGAACCGATTCGTTTTGTCTCAAATTGGGATAAGTCAACCTAACGCACTGTGGAACTGAGATTGGGATTGAGACAATATTATATATACTGGTTTTGGATCCCTGCAATCTTTCGTAAGATTTTTCCCATCCTTCTTCCACAAAGAAGAGATTGGTGGAGTGACGAAAAGCAATGGAAGACTCAAGTCTAAACATTGTTGATGGTGTTACGACAAGAGATTTGATAACCTAATCGTCATCAACATACGTAGTAGTGTAAGGTACTTTTAATCCCTACATCTTCGTTTGTAATTTGTGGATAAATTGACGATATTACGATAAGGGATTCGATAGCCTAATCGTCATCAACGTACGCGGTGCAAGGAACTTCTAATCCCTACATTTTCATTTGTAATTGGTGTTCTAGATTTATGTAATGGAGAAAGGGTTTCAGTTTTAACACCTACAATGTTTtcttctagagagagagagagagagagagagagatatacatTTCAAGTAAGGGTGGTGATTTGTTTGGGCCTGGAGAAGTAGAAAGATCCCAAAGGTGAAGGTAGTCCGGTAGAAGAGAATGCATCCTATAAACACTGACGAACTCCTCAGTCAGAGAATATGGAACCCCATGATTCTCAGTCTTCTTTAGGCCCACCACACCTCCAAAGATGGCTCCCCCTACATGCCCAAATCTATCCTTGAATTTCTTCCCCAAAAATCCATACCTGCAATTGCATTGAACAAATATCAAATCCATATCTATATCATCTTCAATTCTGAGAGAGATAGAAATAATAAGCAAGCGTCAGTGGCTCACCAATTGCCCCGCATAGCTCCAAGCATTGTATCGGTTTTAAGGAGTTCAACAGTCCAATCGATAGTGTGGATCTTGGCAATGACGGCAGAAGTGACGAGTCTTGCATGTCGATACAGATCTTCGTCTTCTTGAAGGTGAGGGTATTCCTTCTTTAGGGCAGCACATACGGCATTGTGTTCCTTCACGAATAGGGCTTGCAAGGTGGAGACACCTGCCCAACTGTTGCGCACGTCGCTAGATATAGCCACCCAATCTTGGTCATGCAGGAGAAGGCCGTCTTCCTCCGATATCTTGAGCTTCCCATCTTTATAGGTTCTGACTCTCCCCAACATTTTCGCGTTGTTCCCATATATAGAGCTTCCATCCCTTCACATTTCCAAATAATATTAACAGAGCTTCATcataataattttaattttttaattactaTTTCCCATGTCAACTATCTCCGttatgtttcttgttttctttcttttggcgtTGTGTGCgtatgaatgaatagccttgctttctactaaaaaaaattactatttcccatgtatatataatatataactTACCACCAAGGTGTCCGGGTGTTCAAAGTACCAATCTTGATATCGTAGAAACCGGTTGGAACCTCCTTGGTCTTGTAGAATGTGAATGTTTTGAGTGGGCACTGACCCTCTACTTCTCTTGGTGCTGTTAGCTCTACTTGGTTGGTGTCTTCCAAGTGATCAATCCAATCGTGTATCATGAACTGAATCCAAGAAGCTGCGATCATGTTGAATTGCTTTCCCGTGTCTATGAATTTTCTCCGGGCTAGAAGTTTCGTGGCCACCACCATTGGGTCTGGTTTTATACGTAGCTATGAAATACAGATGGAGCAAAAGCTATTAATACGTGCATGGTTGTTGTTGTGCCAAGCTTAGTACAACATGTTATGCAGATCCAGATCATCTACGGCGCAGGCTGCCCGTCCTgccgtgctgcgcagacacaaggcGGTGTGCATTGACTGCCTTACTCTTGCCCGAGCGCTTTGgtcaagtgggggtaaggtgatcattgaGCATGAccctgtgtctgcgcagcacagaCAGGACAGGACAGCGCGCCGCAGAAGATCTGTGTGCCATGATATGCTACCCACCTTCCCTAGATTTATAAATAGGGCTTAAGGTGTTTTTATTGCGTGCGTGGGTAAGCTTATGGGCAGCTGAGAAGATAGCTTCTCCGTTTAGGTAATTTTGGTCACATAGGTCACCGGTTAATCAATTATTGGTCCACAATTGGGTTCGTGTTAATCGGACTATAATCGCTTTTGAAACAGGCTTATATCAAATTGACTCAAACAAAACTGTGCCAATTACATGAATATTAATTAAAGGCCAATAGGGAATGTTACCAATTACTTATTTTGCATAtcaaaaaataaggaatcaaTTTCCTGCCCAGGAGTTGAAGGTTCGTGTTCACCTATCGctctctatctttctccttTGGGGAGAGAGGTCATTTCCTATCCCGAGGAGAGATAGAGAGCAGGAAGTGCTAGCGCAGCCTCCATTCTCGAACATGAATCATTtcccctaaaaattaaatattttcttaGATGGATTAAAGTGCTAGCGTCACAGGTGGCGGGATTTTCGCCTTTCTATGGGAGTGGGGCAATCATTTTGTAACCCCTATGTTTAAGCGCAGGAGCCACTCAACTaggtaacgttctttttcccatatatatatttaggAAAAAGGAGCctgtctaggagtgtggctCCTATGTAATAACCATCATGCTCCCATGAAAGACAGAAATCTTGCCTTTGTTGATGCTtcttatagagagagagagagagagagaggtcatcAAACTGAATCAGGTTCCTTTCCCCTGCACATAACCACCATGTACAACccatctcacaccatccattGGGTGTGATCCCCACATCCCATGGACGGTGTGAGATGGGTTGGGGTGGTTACCCGTAAGGGAGGAGATTAGTACTCCATCAAACTATCGAAGAGAAGAGACGAGAGAGTCAAGCAATCAAGAAAGTTGGTATTCGACAGCACTGTTAAAGATGGAGGAGAGAGCGATCACGAAACAATACATGCCTCCTCAACCCCTCCTCCCCCATCCCTTCTTCACTCATTGTCTTCCTCGTCTACCCCTACACCAGTATGGGGGGGCATTAATAGGGATGGAATTTTTACATTTAACAAAGGGCAGGCCCGTTATTTTGCCGCCCTCTTTGTTTGGGTGTAGGCACCACACAACCTAGTAAAGctcttttttgggaaaaaaaaaaaaaggaaattcacGAATATCCCCCTGAGATATGGATTTATTACCGAAACATCTTTCTGTACGTACCTCTCTTACTTTTCATATTAATTGATAAGTTAATCCATGACCGTTAAATTGTTTAGAAAAACGTTAGATTTTTTACTGTACTGATCATATTACCCTTCATTATATACAAAGcctctcttccattcttttctaCTTCTTTCCCAACcgaatggagaagaaagaagaagcccAAACATGGGAAGGAACTTAACAGCTGCAACACTTTTGTTTTTAGATTGTGCACTAGGGTTTTATATCATCTGCAACACCTTTCTCTATGTGCATTTCATCTCCCTCTTTAAAGCTTGATTGGTCTACTTCACTATTGTACAATAACAGAGGCAGAGATTTTTGAGAGAGGAAGAATGCAATTGACGTGATTCCAATGGATAATAGTCAATTGAAATCCAGGTTCCTCAATCAATTAAACCCAAATGGCGTTCAGAAGTAGTGCTGCAGAGAAAATCAAAGAGATTGTCACAGAAATGGAAGTGAGAACGACCGTGCAGGCTTCAGAGAAATTCACTGCCGGAGATTCAAAGAGAACAGAGAATAACAAATTTGAAGATAACGGAACCCATAACCCCTACCtacccactctctctctctctcagggtTAGTGTTTCCTTGattcatctttttcttcctcttctactcTGACACaggaacagaagaaaaaaaatggggaaGGGACAAGGGAGGTTCTCTGAGCGAGAGCATGGTCTCTCCAAACCCTAGACGATTTCTTTGGATTCGATCGCTCCAGCTTTGGGTCTTGCATCCGGTGGTGCCCTTTGATACAGTTTGAGGGGAGTGAGTTTATGTAGGAGGTGAATGGTAAGTAAATGAAGGAAATTTGGTTGTGGGAGTTCCAACAGAAGTCGAACCCCTTGGATCGTCGCTGCTGCAAGTCGATGATTGCAGGTGCACAGGGGACGAAGAAGAGGAGGACATTAATGTaattctaccctatcaagggtatattgATCCTAAAATTTCTAAAACATACCTACCGTTTGTGACTAACAGGTACAACTAACGGCTTGGACTAACTTATAAATAATGCGTATAGATGGATGCATCAATAAcccaattttccaactatgctttaATCAGGTGGAATAGATCAAACACCCACAATATACAAAATCTTTGTATTTGTTCTTTCTTCCACCCTAATAGCTTAATCATCTTAATATTCTTAATTATTGATTAGGGTTAGAACAAAGACAAGGTACCAAACAATAGGGGTGGGGATGGGAGTTGGAATCGAGCCAGCCTGATCAACAAGGCACAGTCAATCTTAAACCCCATTTTTTCCTCTGTTGGGTTGGGCTAGCTGGGTTGTGGTTGGGGAGGAaagacacccaaaaaaaaaaaaaaaaagcatcccAATTCCCAATCAAATCGAACCGGAATAAGTAATACCAGACCTAACCTGAAACCGaactgaaaagaagaaagaggaaataaATGATGAAATACCTCATGCTTGTGATGAACAACAGGAGGAGTATTCCGGCCAAAGAAGGTTCCCTCACCACCTGCACCTTCGTTGAAAGGATCATTATAAGTTCCATCGACTGTCCTATAAGGATAATCAACCGAGTTAAATCGAACCCCAACCGGTGTGGTTCCCACGTTAATCAAGTTGTATTCTTGGTGAAGGTGTCTCCGGATAAGCAGATATATCATCCCCAACAACACTGGTAACCTATGCCATATCCCCATCTTGTCAATGCTGTGCATTATCTGCACCAacccaaaacacacacacacacacacacacgcacagcAAGAACAACAAGAATTTATGTTAATTAAGGGAGACTTACACCAAGAAGTGGACAAAGTAGGTAAATACAAAGCTTTTATTACCAGGAAAAGAAATTTATCGAAGAATATCATTCTAGTGACAATTCCATGGAAGTCTCTGTGGATGAAATGATGGAATGGTATGGCTAAGAGAGCCAGTAGAGATGCCATTTCTGGATacatttttagtttcttctctaaTATTATTGCAGGGCCTGGACACATGCCTCTCCATTTATAATTATACATCGAGATACACGAATGGGGCCCCATAAGGAGGCAAGAGAAGACTCACAAGGGATCAATATGATACCAATTCAGATAATCTACGGCGCAGCTGCCCGTAGTGTCCTGTGTGGGCCGCACGTGCAATGACCGTCTTATCCCCGCTcaggcaaggcatttgggcaggggtaaagcGGTCTTTGCTTGTGCGGCTCAGTCTGAGCCGCTCAGGCCGCTACCGGCAACGTGCTttagaggatctagatccatATGATACCCACATGGGTtccacttcttggaaaacaAATAAATGTGGACTTGGTGTTGCTAAGGAGAGTTGAACCACCGATCAAACTCGTGACACAATTATCCCAAGGGAGTAGCAAACCATCAGGGCAAGCCCTAGATCAACTTATGGACACAATTCATGAATCTAACCATTTGGTGTCATTATTCCCTTGTctcatatattttcttttcttttatgaatcGTTTGTCAattttctgtcttttattttattttatttttcttgtttgggtACTTTCTTGGTTGctattttatttcttggatCGATTTTTCTTCATCCGTtatgaaaagagaatctcttcatacATAAATTTTAGTGGTCTAATGGAATTTCAAGAGTAGTggcaagggtattttggatattCATCATTAATGTGCTAATGGCGGGTTTTTCTTCAGCCACATTAAAGAAAAACTATTtcgttatttttttttgttttttctttaaattatttgaaatgaaaaatggactTGCTTTTTTTCCTGTTCACACTTCAAACTATATTTTAGTAAAATATAAGAATGGGCCGACATATGAAATGTCACAGGCAAGTCTAGAAAAGCAAAATTGGAAAATGATAGCCTCGTGAATTCCGCATTACAGGATTTGCTATCATATTTAATGGGGAGTCACAGTGTCAACTACTAAACCTAAGACCAATAAATTTGGAAAAGCCCAAGCACTACACATTAATATACCCGCccttaaaaaaaacccttccATTCTTTGtggatattttctttctttgcatGTAAGCCACACAATCACTTGTAATCGGCTAGAGGAAGAAGTAGATTCTcaatttctttaaatttatcaCTTCTAAGGGTTTAGCTTCAGGTATAATTGGTCCTTGTTCCATGGAGCCCCAGATCAGCACCGACCAATTTTCTAATTGGTCCCAAGTCTTAATTATAATTGGTCctattagtattttttttttttcctaaaaggACCATGCAACAAAAAGTCACACAAACACTCGAGTTGATGAAATGCACTTTGGGGGAGGAGTTTTGGATCCTTTACACGTATGTGCAGGTGCACGTACATGTGAGAAGCAACCATCTGTGCTACTATTGCTATTTATAAGGTGGGGAAGAGTATTTATGGAAATAAAAGGGACACTACTATTGCTATTTATAAGTATAAGGTGGGGAAGAGTATTTATGGAAATAAAAGGGACACTACTATTGCTATTTATAAGGTGGGGAAGAGTATTTATGGAAATAAAAGGGACATACAggtggttgcctctcacatgtatgtgCATCTACACGCAGATGATCCAATCTGGGGGATTTTAAATAACCGCCCGACCCCCATGAAATGCGAAAAATGCCTTTATTGATATCTTCTCTTTTGACTGATTGGATATTGTAACTACTGCATAATTATGCCCATACTAAAATTTTCTATTCAAAATGGATCTAAGATCAATCCTTAAGTAATATTAAGGTATTCAAACCTTCACAAGGAGGAGATAAGAGTTACCTGTTGTACTACAAATGCAAAACCTCCTAGGGAATATTACTAGTTCTTGCCTAATCCAGCAACAATAGGGAAGACCAACATTTCTTTGTTGCAACTCTTGCATAAACAATAAAGACGATATGATCTCCTCTACAttactagggttccaaaaccctaattcacaATTCACAGAGACAAGGGAGAGAATGACCCATGATtttccaagagagagagaggggggaaaaCAATACGTACCTACGTATCGTATTTTATTGTGATCTACCAAAGAATCCTTAAAAAGAATATCTCTAATTCTCATCAAAACTATTTAAAATTAAGTACAACTACAGTAGATAAAACTCTTATGTCCCCAAAGAATTAAGTTAATTATAATAAAATCCCTCCACTTGACAATATTATATATAACATACCTACGGATATGAAGATAATTTCTCTCACCACCCTAGTCTTTCAGAAGGCCTTACGCAGAGAATCTTAACCATTggttggacatcaaaacaatttcaaaacctttaaaacaaaatcaaataataTTTTACTAATATTTTAGAGCTTTTGTTAAGTATTTACAAAACTTGCCACCAAATTGAGAATTTCGTCCAATCATATTGAAATTTTCCTTACAAGGATATTGGATTCCATGTTAAGCATTTCTTTCATTCACAACCAAACAGCATGAGTCTGGCTAATCGATATATTATTTAGGAGACCAAAACTTATATTATATAACATCAACGATAAAGACCAATTACATCTCGATCTTGACCTATTGTAACCTGCTAATGAGAATCTTGTTCTTTATACAACTGACATTAACCCATTCCAGATCTTTAAGATATGAGACCTTAGTTACATTGAGGTGATCAGATAATTAATGAAAGTAGCTTAGGGCTCACTAGGGAATACGAAGATAGAGAGGGACTAAATTAGGAGAGTTTGGAGGTGAGTCCCAAACAGACAAGGCACTGGTGGAGTTCATCCACTTGTCTGTCATCTCAGGGTAATGTCGGTGTATCACATCTCCAAaagaaaattatcgcccccattACTGGGGGCGGTCCAGTGCCCATCGTGCGGCtgggcaccgcccatgtgtgtaCAGTGGGCCCCATCGTGCAGACATGGGTGGTGCCCAGAT encodes:
- the LOC122638340 gene encoding alpha-dioxygenase 1-like codes for the protein MYPEMASLLALLAIPFHHFIHRDFHGIVTRMIFFDKFLFLIMHSIDKMGIWHRLPVLLGMIYLLIRRHLHQEYNLINVGTTPVGVRFNSVDYPYRTVDGTYNDPFNEGAGGEGTFFGRNTPPVVHHKHELRIKPDPMVVATKLLARRKFIDTGKQFNMIAASWIQFMIHDWIDHLEDTNQVELTAPREVEGQCPLKTFTFYKTKEVPTGFYDIKIGTLNTRTPWWDGSSIYGNNAKMLGRVRTYKDGKLKISEEDGLLLHDQDWVAISSDVRNSWAGVSTLQALFVKEHNAVCAALKKEYPHLQEDEDLYRHARLVTSAVIAKIHTIDWTVELLKTDTMLGAMRGNWYGFLGKKFKDRFGHVGGAIFGGVVGLKKTENHGVPYSLTEEFVSVYRMHSLLPDYLHLWDLSTSPGPNKSPPLLEMVPITDLVGIKGEKTLSEIGFERQMVSMGHQACGALELFNYPIWLRDLIPQNPDGTDRPDHVDLPALEVYRDRERKVARYNEFRRGVMLIPISKWEDLTDDAEAIQTLREVYDDDVEQLDLLVGLMAEKKIKGFAISETAFVIFIVMATRRLEADRFFTSYFNEETYTKKGLEWVNTTESVRDVIHRHHPEMIDKWMNSTSAFSVWDLPPNPHNLVPLYLRIPH